The following are encoded together in the Glycine soja cultivar W05 chromosome 5, ASM419377v2, whole genome shotgun sequence genome:
- the LOC114412369 gene encoding mitogen-activated protein kinase kinase kinase 5-like, protein MRWLPTLSFSPSNSSSSSSSSSSASAASAVDHRRKAWLFGNSSKKRACHVGDHDEDALVSSPGTPQQLPLPELSAAAVLRQQDGECRLPSPKDAAPTTTGFRMRSVFASQETRRNMEQAETRSPRMVQQDASGCSESARDNSNNNLVNVPRRRSISGSSSASPSMSPQKTRNGDFVPYYYTYSKGNQFWSAPEMPSCEAGLLPPAFFDLSALSTEASLSPNSHQSLQMKSSQKHTRTFSGPPSPIHSMLPLEISTARHESNAPPVGVHPLPLPPGAALTSPPAAATFSHAVAKSESFPMKSQWKKGKLIGRGTFGSVYVATNRETGALCAMKEVELFPDDPKSAECIKQLEQEIKVLSNLKHSNIVQYYGSEIVEDRFYIYLEYVHPGSINKYVREHCGAITESVIRNFTRHILSGLAYLHSKKTIHRDIKGANLLVDSAGVVKLADFGMAKHLTGFEANLSLRGSPYWMAPELLQAVIQKDNSPDLAFAIDIWSLGCTIIEMFTGKPPWSEYEGAAALFKVMKETPPIPETLSSEGKDFLRCCFKRNPAERPTAAVLLEHRFLKNSQLLDVLSSTQLYNETSFMDKPHTPSRQSENSYDQLSTPCAKIAKGKAAERRGFLISSFDILPAYLDQ, encoded by the exons ATGAGGTGGTTGCCCACGCTTTCGTTCTCCCCTTCgaattcttcttcatcttcttcgtcGTCTTCTTCTGCCTCCGCTGCTTCCGCCGTGGATCACCGCCGGAAGGCGTGGCTCTTCGGAAATTCGTCGAAGAAGCGCGCCTGCCACGTCGGCGACCACGACGAAGATGCACTAGTTTCTTCCCCCGGCACGCCTCAGCAGTTGCCTCTGCCGGAGCTCTCCGCCGCCGCCGTGCTCCGTCAACAAGACGGTGAGTGCCGCCTTCCCTCGCCCAAGGACGCTGCACCCACCACCACCGGCTTTCGGATGAGGAG TGTTTTTGCTAGCCAAGAGACAAGAAGAAATATGGAGCAGGCTGAAACTAGGTCACCGAGAATGGTGCAGCAAGATGCAAGTGGTTGCAGTGAGAGTGCTCGagataatagtaataataacttGGTGAATGTCCCTCGTAGGAGGAGTATTTCAGGTAGTTCTTCTGCAAGTCCTTCAATGAGTCCTCAGAAAACAAGGAATGGTGATTTTGTGCCATATTATTACACGTATTCCAAAGGAAATCAGTTCTGGTCCGCACCAGAAATGCCTTCTTGTGAAGCAGGGTTGCTACCTCCTGCCTTCTTTGATTTATCCGCGTTAAGCACAGAAGCTTCCCTTTCTCCCAACTCCCATCAAAGTCTACAGATGAAAAGTTCCCAGAAACACACCAGAACTTTTAGTGGACCTCCATCCCCCATACATTCCATGTTACCACTTGAGATCTCAACAGCACGCCATGAAAGTAATGCTCCTCCTGTCGGTGTTCACCCATTGCCCCTGCCTCCTGGAGCTGCCTTGACCTCACCGCCTGCTGCTGCTACCTTTTCCCATGCCGTGGCTAAGTCAGAATCGTTCCCAATGAAAAGCCAATGGAAGAAAGGGAAACTTATTGGGCGTGGGACGTTTGGAAGCGTTTATGTCGCAACCAATAG GGAAACCGGAGCATTATGTGCAATGAAGGAAGTAGAGTTATTTCCTGATGATCCAAAATCTGCAGAGTGTATAAAGCAGTTAGAGCAG GAAATTAAAGTTCTTAGCAATCTAAAACATTCAAACATCGTACAGTATTATGGCAGTGAAATA GTTGAGGACCGGTTTTATATTTATCTGGAATATGTTCATCCTGGttcaattaataaatatgtCCGTGAACATTGTGGTGCCATAACAGAATCTGTTATTCGGAATTTCACTCGGCATATTCTCTCAGGGTTGGCTTATTTACATAGCAAAAAAACCATTCATAG GGACATCAAAGGGGCTAACTTGCTTGTTGACTCTGCTGGAGTTGTTAAGCTAGCTGATTTTGGGATGGCTAAGCAT CTTACTGGGTTTGAAGCTAATCTTTCTTTGAGGGGAAGTCCATACTGGATGGCTCCAGAG CTTTTGCAGGCTGTGATACAAAAGGATAACAGCCCTGATCTTGCTTTTGCTATTGATATTTGGAGTTTGGGTTGTACCATCATTGAAATGTTCACTGGGAAGCCTCCTTGGAGTGAATATGAAGGA GCTGCAGCTCTGTTTAAGGTTATGAAGGAGACCCCTCCTATACCTGAAACACTGTCATCTGAGGGTAAAGATTTTTTGAGGTGCTGCTTTAAGAGAAATCCAGCAGAGCGGCCAACAGCTGCGGTTTTACTagaacatcgatttttgaaaaactcGCAACTGCTGGATGTTTTATCTTCCACCCAGCTGTATAATGAAACAAGCTTCATG GACAAACCACATACTCCAAGTAGGCAATCTGAAAATAGTTATGATCAGTTGTCAACCCCCTGTGCAAAGATTGCAAAGGGTAAAGCTGCTGAGAGGCGAGGATTTCTCATTTCTTCGTTTGATATTCTCCCTGCATACTTGGACCAATAA